From Melopsittacus undulatus isolate bMelUnd1 chromosome 19, bMelUnd1.mat.Z, whole genome shotgun sequence, a single genomic window includes:
- the COMP gene encoding cartilage oligomeric matrix protein — MCSALAFVFLLCISCPLSSCQQRRAGGEVGPEMLEEMRETNRVLMEVRDLLKQQIKEITFLKNTVMECDACGMHTEATGPVITVTQFNRCLPNSCFPGVTCTETGTGFRCGPCPPGYSGNGTHCTDINECNANPCFPKVQCINTSPGFRCDPCPPGFTGQMVEGVGLTYARANKQVCTDINECDTGAARNCVPNSICINTRGSYKCGACKPGFVGDQVSGCKSQSVRRCPNGEISPCHEKAECIVERDGSLSCACLVGWAGNGYVCGKDTDIDGVPDEKQRCSDKKCRKDNCMTVPNSGQEDADRDGIGDACDDDADGDGILNAEDNCVYTRNADQRNMDKDNFGDACDNCRQVKNNDQKDIDGDGKGDECDDDMDGDGIKNPMDNCKRVPNPDQRDADGDGVGDMCDSCPTVSNPDQKDTDHDLVGDVCDTNQDSDGDGHQDSRDNCPSVPNSSQVDTDNDGLGDECDDDDDDDGIPDEKPPGPDNCRLVPNPGQEDSDGDGVGNLCEDDFDRDMVIDRIDVCPENAQVTLTDFRAFQTVVLDPEGDAQIDPNWIVLNQGMEIVQTMNSDPGLAVGYTAFNGVDFEGTFHVNTATDDDYAGFIFGYQDSSSFYVVMWKQMEQTYWQANPFRAVAEPGIQLKAVKSKTGPGEYLRNSLWHTGDTTDQVKLLWKDPRNSGWKDKTSYRWFLQHRPQVGYIRARFYEGPEVVADTGVVLDTTMRGGRLGVFCFSQENIIWSNLRYRCNDTIPEDYETFRVQQD, encoded by the exons ATGTGTTCAGCTCTAGCCTTCGTTTTCCTCCTCTGCATCTCCTGCCCTCTTTCATCATGTCAGCAGCGAAGGGCTG GAGGTGAAGTTGGGCCAGAAATGCTGGAAGAGATGAGAGAAACTAACCGTGTGCTAATGGAAGTTCGAGACTTGCTGAAACAGCAG aTTAAGGAGATAACATTCCTGAAGAATACAGTCATGGAGTGTGATGCCTGTG GCATGCACACCGAGGCCACAGGCCCTGTCATCACCGTGACACAGTTCAACAGATGCCTCCCGAACTCCTGCTTCCCTGGTGTGACCTGCACCGAGACCGGCACCGGCTTCCGCTGCGGCCCCTGTCCCCCAGGTTATTCAGGCAATGGCACCCACTGCACAGACATCAATGAG TGCAATGCAAACCCCTGCTTCCCGAAGGTCCAGTGCATTAACACCAGCCCTGGCTTCCGCTGTGATCCCTGCCCTCCTGGCTTCACCGGCCAGATGGTCGAAGGGGTTGGACTGACCTATGCGAGAGCCAACAAACAG GTTTGTACTGACATCAATGAATGCGACACAGGAGCTGCCAGAAACTGTGTCCCCAACTCCATCTGCATCAACACACGG GGATCCTACAAGTGCGGGGCCTGTAAACCTGGCTTCGTTGGGGACCAAGTGAGCGGCTGCAAGAGCCAGTCCGTGAGGCGCTGCCCGAACGGGGAGATCAGCCCATGCCACGAGAAAGCTGAATGCATCGTGGAGCGCGATGGGTCCCTCTCCTGTGCG TGCCTTGTGGGGTGGGCAGGGAACGGCTACGTGTGCGGGAAGGACACGGACATTGATGGAGTCCCTGATGAGAAGCAACGATGCTCAGACAAGAAGTGCCGCAAG GATAACTGCATGACTGTCCCCAACTCCGGCCAAGAGGATGCTGACAGGGACGGAATCGGAGATGCTTGTGACGATGATGCTGATGGAGATGGGATATTAAATGCTGAG GACAACTGTGTGTACACACGCAATGCAGACCAGCGCAACATGGACAAGGACAACTTCGGTGATGCCTGTGACAACTGTCGCCAAGTGAAGAACAACGACCAGAAGGACATTGATGGTGATGGGAAGGGAGATGAGTGTGATGATGACATGGATGGAGATG GGATCAAAAACCCCATGGACAACTGTAAAAGAGTTCCTAACCCTGATCAGAGAGATGCTGATGGTGACGGAGTAGGAGACATGTGTGACAGCTGCCCCACAGTCAGTAACCCAGACCAG AAAGATACCGACCATGATCTGGTGGGAGATGTCTGCGACACCAACCAGGACAG CGATGGGGATGGTCACCAAGACTCACGGGATAACTGCCCATCAGTGCCCAACAGCTCCCAGGTGGACACAGACAATGACGGGCTGGGAGATGaatgtgatgatgatgatgatgatgatgggatTCCAGATGAGAAACCTCCAGGCCCTGACAACTGTCGGCTTGTCCCCAACCCTGGCCAAGAAGACTCGGATG GTGATGGTGTAGGAAACCTCTGTGAAGATGACTTTGACAGAGACATGGTGATCGACAGGATCGATGTGTGCCCAGAGAATGCACAGGTGACCCTAACGGACTTCAGGGCCTTCCAGACAGTTGTATTGGACCCCGAGGGCGATGCACAGATTGACCCCAACTGGATTGTCCTCAACCAG GGCATGGAAATAGTCCAGACCATGAACAGTGATCCCGGCCTGGCCGTAG GTTACACGGCATTCAACGGAGTGGACTTTGAGGGCACATTCCATGtcaacactgccacagatgacGATTATGCTGGTTTCATATTTGGCTACCAGGACAGTTCCAGCTTTTATGTGGTCATGTGGAAGCAGATGGAACAGACATACTGGCAGGCAAACCCCTTCCGAGCAGTAGCAGAACCTGGAATCCAACTGAAG GCAGTGAAGTCTAAGACAGGCCCAGGGGAGTATCTCCGCAATTCCCTATGGCACACGGGAGACACCACAGACCAGGTCAAGCTGCTGTGGAAGGACCCTCGGAACTCCGGCTGGAAGGACAAGACCTCCTACCGCTGGTTCCTGCAGCACCGGCCCCAGGTCGGGTACATCAG AGCTCGTTTCTATGAAGGACCTGAAGTGGTAGCAGACACTGGAGTTGTCCTTGACACAACCATGCGAGGAGGCCGCCTGGGAGTCTTCTGCTTCTCCCAAGAGAACATCATTTGGTCAAACCTGCGTTACCGCTGCAATG ACACCATCCCAGAAGACTATGAAACATTCCGAGTTCAGCAAGACTAA